The DNA region TGACCTGGAACACACAATTATTCAATAATCTAGACTAAAGTGAGTACAGGAAAATGTCAgtattcatgtaaaaatttcttgtggtaaaaatataaacacaGTCTACTTCCTATTTATTCTGAGGCTATTAGCCTTGACAGTCACATGATATCTTACAAAATTAAGGTCATAATTACAGTATTCTGGTTTTCACAGATGTGGAAAATACCAGTGGACTTTACCAAGTCTATACACATTATATGATGATACTTTACACTTATATGGAAAAGTATTCCAGCATGAGACTGCATGTTATtattttcttgttattttttgttgcaaAAACTTCATTTGATATTTGTAAGTGGTGTGtgttatgggggggggggggggactaaaCCAAAGCGGTAGTTCTCTTACCATCCAGAGTGTTTTGCAATTCAAGAACTTGATTAATTAGTCTCTGTTTTTCTTCCAATTCATCAGGATTAGCATCAGGATCAAGACCTGTTTATTAGGAAAATATGTATTCATcattatgtaaataattaagAACACACTATGGGTACacacaaaaatgataaagaCAACATACAAGTATGTATAtgcaagaaaaataatattattgttaatatattaaatatgtcATAGTTATCATGATGTAAGAAGCACATACTGTTAAAACTTTCACTGGACAGTCCTGTCTGATTATGGAAGTTTTTATTTGATAGTTCacctattaaaaaaaaccgctaattaaaattatgacaaaatataaattcagatacatgtaaatatgactTGATTCATAACAGGTTTTAATAACTGAAgattttttcataaactttCATAGACACACATCTCTTGAAAAATAGCCATTTTTAAGGAtcattttacactttaattaaTCTATTATGATAAGACTTAGATATATATAGAATTAGTTAGAAGGGACTATTTCTCACAATGTGGAGACTGAAGAAAGAGGAGACAATGTAATGAAAAAATCCTATGTAATTCCTCCAGGAAAAGGATTTATTGACCAAAAATTTAAGACATTGGGTTGACCAAAACTATAAATAAATGGGGACATATTGTGAACAGATTGTTGATTAACACAGGTGGCTGATGATGATCATTCTTTGTTATTGAGTTTTGTATATGAGATGATTTGTTAGGGGATGGAATGACTGGTATTCATTAAATTAGTCTTGGTAGATATATTTGACTGGGCTAGATATTTTTGATTGAGTAGCCTGTACCATTGAGGGAGTCAGTCCAATCGTAAAGCCAAGTCCAATTTCTACAAAGATATCTGTCCCAAAcagtaatttacatgtaattctatgCAGGGCTGGGGTAATttaagatggggggggggggcacttagGATTTCGGGTACGTACCACAGTCACTGTCACTTGAGAGTGGAATACTGTACATGTTGTCCCCTTTATTGTCCGTCATGTTTCTATATTATGGTGATCTGAACACAATTACAAGCCTATGGAACAATGTAAACAACAAACTGTCACTGGCTGAGTTGACCACGATGCTTTACTGGGCTTGTTCACACCCCATCTGTTCAAGAACTTCTACAAACCTACGAATCATATAAAAACAACAGTCGTAACTGCGAATTATGCTACTAAACAAATGTTTTCGTCATATTAAACATGATAATCATACATAATGTACATAATTTCATACTCACATACTTATCTTCCGGTCTCCATAATTTTGCCGAATCACGtgattgtgacgtcactgtAAGGTGCTCGTTCACACACGACTTCATTCAAGTTGTCAACAGAGAGGCAAGGTGTAAGAGACAACTGTCAACTACTTGTTCATTATCTAGTGTTCACCTAATTTGAAATGTGAcgaaagtgaaaaaaatcaaCCGTCATAATGTGAAAAGTAAGTTTCAAAtttattgaaatcattttttacattaataacTGAAAACTTTTAAATCAGATAGGTAGATATGTCGAATGTATGAATATATAAGGTACCCGGTATTCATGCTTTCAAAAAGTGTGAAGAACCTTATCAGCGTAGGCGGTGTAGAAAATATTTGTCATCAATTAACGCCgatatgtttaattttcaaagtgCAGGTTGAATATAAATCAAGTATATAATGGAAGAGAATGAATACCAATGGCAGGTACACATGTGTTTTGTATTGATATTGTATGTTAAGAAAAAGTTTTCAAGAACATATCATTTGTATGTTTTCTAGGTTACTGAAAATGGCCTTTCGTTGCATTATATTATACACTGAATAAATCTTGCTCATTTACTTACTAAGCTTATAAATATCAGTTATATGATTTACCTAACAAGAAATGAGTGATATGTGTGTCTTTCAAAATGTGATATTCTTTATATGATTGATAAATgttaatatgaattaaacttttattccagAATATGTATTCCATCAGTGAATTTTTTGAAGGAATTTTTTCTCAAATCTGCTGAATAAGGTGTATGTGATTGTTGGATTTTTGTGATCTTTTGGATAATTCCATCTACACATGGGGAGATCAGTTTTTAAATAGGAGGTGATGAAGACTCCTCCAGCATGACTGAGGTGCATAGCAATCACCTCCAACGCCTCAACTCAGGGCTCCCTGAAGGATGGGAGGCACGACTGGCTGCAGAGCAGGGCAGAATCTATTACCTCAAGTGAGTATTAcacaatatacatgcatgtactctATTATACAAAGAAACGAAAGCTATATCCCAgataatcaaaatgttttttatcaaGTTCATGATTGACTCTTGAAAAAAGAGTTCAAAGTCGTCAATCTTCAATGAACTTTGAGAGAATTCATTACAATTAAGGCaatgaattatacatgtatagtcaaCGTTGCAGCATGCAGCAGACAGAAATTAATTCACTGCATTCATCAATTGCCCCTAATTCATTAGTAGTTTTTGTTGATGAAATTAAAAGCAAACACTAAATATGAATGGTCCCAAGATAATGAGGAAATTAGTggaaaaattcatttcatttacatCATTTGTATTGACTGAAGTAGTTTGAGCTACTagtgtttatttcattttggtcTATTTTACATATATGGCAATGGAATGGAATGTGATGTACTGCCTGCCCTAGACTGCCTAGAAAgctatctgtaaaaaaaattgagtgaATATAACAAAAGTATTGAAAAGGACTTTTACCAATGACTATACGCGTATTAAAAATGGATTTAATTGAAGTAGAATTTGGAGAGAAACTAAAAGCACTCAAATTTTCTAATTGGGAAACACTGGCCAAGTTGGAAGCAATATCCAATTAATACACTAAATCCATGCATAATTGCATATCACTTTGCCATTATATTGAGAATTTCATTTATTAGGAGATTCCCATTACCCcgtaaatgacaatatttttgatataacaGAAAGTCCTTCAAAGAAATCCTCTAGACTTGTTCAAGGGATAAAAGATACAAGATTTTGGTCCTCGCCATTTCAATTTCCACTTCATAACATGGATTGACTGGCCTTTTCATGTGCCAATTCTTTAATATCTCTAGAGTAGTTTAAAAAGGAAATTTCAATAGCTTTTCAT from Crassostrea angulata isolate pt1a10 chromosome 7, ASM2561291v2, whole genome shotgun sequence includes:
- the LOC128191743 gene encoding short coiled-coil protein B-like; protein product: MTDNKGDNMYSIPLSSDSDCGELSNKNFHNQTGLSSESFNSLDPDANPDELEEKQRLINQVLELQNTLDDLSSRVDSVKEENLKLKSENQVLGQYIENLMAASSVFQSTDAKSKKKAGKKKPGK